Proteins found in one Quercus robur chromosome 2, dhQueRobu3.1, whole genome shotgun sequence genomic segment:
- the LOC126713715 gene encoding golgin candidate 1 isoform X1 translates to MDSWLKKAEGFLEVVDRGAKRVVSEFSDEQADLQSTVANGQGSQAKRKSKTKAQKRVPVNESDTLQEQTSTVTSLVDVTPENDRASQLIENERTPTKSVAQTNDGQQHSIDKDSPMVGIPLTETLANDVVKNDADDMEVLSTVADVEAVSLHSNAELVNENNSDVHKEQPPLSLPANGVNIVNEDEPIDAGQSKSGDTDGTGNIDQERSQSVSTDSPSNSDTQLKDADVKVEPLINQNRQQETKADGSPMKVQDPLDEAQGLLKTTVSTGQSKEARLARVCAGLSSRLQEYKSENAQLEELLVAERELSKSYEAHIKQLQQDLSAAKGDVSRVESNMVEALAAKNSEIEALISSMDALKKQAALSEGNLASLQANMESIMRNRELTETRMMQAMREELASAERRAEEERAAHNATKMAAMEREVELEHRAVDASSALARIQRIADERTAKVAELEQKVALLEVECASLNQELQDMEARVRRGQKKSPEEANQVIQMQAWQEEVERARQGQRDAESKLSSLEAEVQKTRVEMAAMKRDAEHYSRQEHMELEKRYRELTDLLYYKQTQLEAMASEKAAAEFQLEKELKRLQEAQVEADRNKVSRRASTSWEEDTEMKALEPLPLYHRHMVGASIQLQKAAKLLDTGAVRATRFLWRYPTARVILLFYLVFVHLFLMYLLHRLQAQADNFTAREVAESMGLSNPTLP, encoded by the exons ATGGATTCGTGGCTCAAAAAAGCAGAAG gctttttggaagttgtagATCGAGGAGCAAAGCGGGTTGTCAGCGAATTTTCTGATGAGCAAGCTGATTTGCAATCCACAG TTGCTAATGGGCAAGGATCTCAAGCCAAGAGAAAGTCAAAGACAAAG GCTCAAAAGAGAGTCCCTGTGAATGAATCTGATACTTTGCAGGAGCAAACTAGTACAGTAACATCCCTAGTAGATGTGACACCTGAAAATGATAGGGCTTCTCaattaattgaaaatgaaaGGACTCCTACTAAGTCTGTTGCCCAAACAAACGATGGCCAGCAGCATAGTATCGACAAAGATTCCCCCATGGTAGGCATTCCTTTAACAGAAACATTGGCAAATGATGTGGTTAAAAATGATGCTGATGATATGGAAGTCCTCTCAACTGTTGCTGATGTGGAAGCTGTCTCCTTACATTCAAATGCTGAGCTTGTCAATGAGAATAATTCAGATGTTCACAAAGAGCAACCTCCTTTATCCTTACCTGCCAATGGAGTTAACATTGTTAATGAAGATGAACCAATTGATGCTGGCCAAAGTAAATCTGGAGACACAGATGGTACTGGGAACATTGACCAAGAGAGATCTCAATCTGTATCTACTGATTCTCCCAGTAACAGTGATACCCAATTGAAGGATGCTGATGTCAAGGTTGAACCTCTTATCAATCAAAATAGGCAACAGGAGACTAAAGCTGATGGTTCTCCCATGAAAGTACAGGACCCACTTGATGAG GCTCAGGGACTGCTTAAAACTACAGTTTCCACTGGTCAGTCTAAGGAGGCAAGACTAGCTCGG GTCTGTGCCGGACTTTCTTCCCGTCTTCAAGAATACAAAAGTGAGAATGCACAGCTAGAGGAACTTCTCGTTGCAGAG AGAGAGCTGAGTAAATCCTATGAGGCTCACATAAAGCAGCTACAGCAAGATTTGTCTGCAGCCAAAGGTGACGTGTCAAGAGTAGAGTCAAATATGGTTGAAGCCTTGGCAGCAAAGAACTCCGAAATTGAGGCACTTATCAGCTCTATGGATGCACTTAAGAAACAAGCTGCTTTGTCTGAAGGAAATCTAGCTTCATTGCAG GCAAACATGGAATCCATAATGAGAAATAGGGAACTGACGGAGACAAGGATGATGCAG GCCATGCGGGAGGAGCTTGCTTCTGCAGAGCGGAGAGCAGAAGAAGAGCGTGCTGCACATAATGCTACAAAAATG GCTGCTATGGAAAGAGAAGTAGAATTAGAACATAGAGCTGTTGATGCATCTTCAGCCCTTGCAAGGATCCAG AGAATAGCGGATGAGAGGACAGCAAAGGTGGCTGAGCTTGAGCAGAAGGTGGCACTGCTTGAG GTTGAATGTGCATCATTAAATCAAGAACTGCAAGATATGGAAGCTCGTGTTCGCCGTGGACAAAAGAAGTCGCCTGAAGAAGCAAATCAAGTGATTCAG ATGCAGGCATGGCAGGAAGAAGTCGAACGTGCACGCCAAGGCCAGAGAGATGCTGAGAGCAAACTCTCTTCTTTGGAG GCTGAAGTGCAAAAAACGAGAGTAGAAATGGCTGCAATGAAGAGAGATGCTGAGCATTATTCACGTCAG GAGCACATGGAACTAGAGAAGCGCTACCGTGAATTAACTGATCTGCTG TACTACAAACAAACACAGTTAGAAGCCATGGCTAGTGAAAAAGCTGCGGCAGAGTTTCAATTGGAGAAGGAATTAAAGCGTCTTCAAGAAGCACAG GTAGAGGCTGATAGAAATAAAGTATCCCGCCGAGCATCAACATCTTGGGAAGAAGACACTGAGATGAAAGCACTTGA GCCTCTCCCCCTTTATCACCGCCACATGGTTGGGGCAAGCATACAG TTGCAGAAGGCAGCAAAACTATTAGATACAGGAGCTGTCAGGGCCACAAGATTTCTCTGGCGGTACCCGACAGCTCGAGTTATCCtgcttttttatttg GTATTTGTACATCTCTTCTTGATGTATCTGTTGCATCGGCTTCAG GCACAGGCAGACAATTTTACTGCTAGAGAAGTTGCAGAATCTATGGGACTTTCAAACCCTACCTTACCATGA
- the LOC126713715 gene encoding golgin candidate 1 isoform X2 — MDSWLKKAEGFLEVVDRGAKRVVSEFSDEQADLQSTVANGQGSQAKRKSKTKAQKRVPVNESDTLQEQTSTVTSLVDVTPENDRASQLIENERTPTKSVAQTNDGQQHSIDKDSPMVGIPLTETLANDVVKNDADDMEVLSTVADVEAVSLHSNAELVNENNSDVHKEQPPLSLPANGVNIVNEDEPIDAGQSKSGDTDGTGNIDQERSQSVSTDSPSNSDTQLKDADVKVEPLINQNRQQETKADGSPMKVQDPLDEAQGLLKTTVSTGQSKEARLARVCAGLSSRLQEYKSENAQLEELLVAERELSKSYEAHIKQLQQDLSAAKGDVSRVESNMVEALAAKNSEIEALISSMDALKKQAALSEGNLASLQANMESIMRNRELTETRMMQAMREELASAERRAEEERAAHNATKMAAMEREVELEHRAVDASSALARIQRIADERTAKVAELEQKVALLEVECASLNQELQDMEARVRRGQKKSPEEANQVIQAWQEEVERARQGQRDAESKLSSLEAEVQKTRVEMAAMKRDAEHYSRQEHMELEKRYRELTDLLYYKQTQLEAMASEKAAAEFQLEKELKRLQEAQVEADRNKVSRRASTSWEEDTEMKALEPLPLYHRHMVGASIQLQKAAKLLDTGAVRATRFLWRYPTARVILLFYLVFVHLFLMYLLHRLQAQADNFTAREVAESMGLSNPTLP; from the exons ATGGATTCGTGGCTCAAAAAAGCAGAAG gctttttggaagttgtagATCGAGGAGCAAAGCGGGTTGTCAGCGAATTTTCTGATGAGCAAGCTGATTTGCAATCCACAG TTGCTAATGGGCAAGGATCTCAAGCCAAGAGAAAGTCAAAGACAAAG GCTCAAAAGAGAGTCCCTGTGAATGAATCTGATACTTTGCAGGAGCAAACTAGTACAGTAACATCCCTAGTAGATGTGACACCTGAAAATGATAGGGCTTCTCaattaattgaaaatgaaaGGACTCCTACTAAGTCTGTTGCCCAAACAAACGATGGCCAGCAGCATAGTATCGACAAAGATTCCCCCATGGTAGGCATTCCTTTAACAGAAACATTGGCAAATGATGTGGTTAAAAATGATGCTGATGATATGGAAGTCCTCTCAACTGTTGCTGATGTGGAAGCTGTCTCCTTACATTCAAATGCTGAGCTTGTCAATGAGAATAATTCAGATGTTCACAAAGAGCAACCTCCTTTATCCTTACCTGCCAATGGAGTTAACATTGTTAATGAAGATGAACCAATTGATGCTGGCCAAAGTAAATCTGGAGACACAGATGGTACTGGGAACATTGACCAAGAGAGATCTCAATCTGTATCTACTGATTCTCCCAGTAACAGTGATACCCAATTGAAGGATGCTGATGTCAAGGTTGAACCTCTTATCAATCAAAATAGGCAACAGGAGACTAAAGCTGATGGTTCTCCCATGAAAGTACAGGACCCACTTGATGAG GCTCAGGGACTGCTTAAAACTACAGTTTCCACTGGTCAGTCTAAGGAGGCAAGACTAGCTCGG GTCTGTGCCGGACTTTCTTCCCGTCTTCAAGAATACAAAAGTGAGAATGCACAGCTAGAGGAACTTCTCGTTGCAGAG AGAGAGCTGAGTAAATCCTATGAGGCTCACATAAAGCAGCTACAGCAAGATTTGTCTGCAGCCAAAGGTGACGTGTCAAGAGTAGAGTCAAATATGGTTGAAGCCTTGGCAGCAAAGAACTCCGAAATTGAGGCACTTATCAGCTCTATGGATGCACTTAAGAAACAAGCTGCTTTGTCTGAAGGAAATCTAGCTTCATTGCAG GCAAACATGGAATCCATAATGAGAAATAGGGAACTGACGGAGACAAGGATGATGCAG GCCATGCGGGAGGAGCTTGCTTCTGCAGAGCGGAGAGCAGAAGAAGAGCGTGCTGCACATAATGCTACAAAAATG GCTGCTATGGAAAGAGAAGTAGAATTAGAACATAGAGCTGTTGATGCATCTTCAGCCCTTGCAAGGATCCAG AGAATAGCGGATGAGAGGACAGCAAAGGTGGCTGAGCTTGAGCAGAAGGTGGCACTGCTTGAG GTTGAATGTGCATCATTAAATCAAGAACTGCAAGATATGGAAGCTCGTGTTCGCCGTGGACAAAAGAAGTCGCCTGAAGAAGCAAATCAAGTGATTCAG GCATGGCAGGAAGAAGTCGAACGTGCACGCCAAGGCCAGAGAGATGCTGAGAGCAAACTCTCTTCTTTGGAG GCTGAAGTGCAAAAAACGAGAGTAGAAATGGCTGCAATGAAGAGAGATGCTGAGCATTATTCACGTCAG GAGCACATGGAACTAGAGAAGCGCTACCGTGAATTAACTGATCTGCTG TACTACAAACAAACACAGTTAGAAGCCATGGCTAGTGAAAAAGCTGCGGCAGAGTTTCAATTGGAGAAGGAATTAAAGCGTCTTCAAGAAGCACAG GTAGAGGCTGATAGAAATAAAGTATCCCGCCGAGCATCAACATCTTGGGAAGAAGACACTGAGATGAAAGCACTTGA GCCTCTCCCCCTTTATCACCGCCACATGGTTGGGGCAAGCATACAG TTGCAGAAGGCAGCAAAACTATTAGATACAGGAGCTGTCAGGGCCACAAGATTTCTCTGGCGGTACCCGACAGCTCGAGTTATCCtgcttttttatttg GTATTTGTACATCTCTTCTTGATGTATCTGTTGCATCGGCTTCAG GCACAGGCAGACAATTTTACTGCTAGAGAAGTTGCAGAATCTATGGGACTTTCAAACCCTACCTTACCATGA